ATCCAGCGCCACTACGGCGGCGCCAGCGTGGCCGGCAAGACCTTCGCGGTGTGGGGCCTGGCGTTCAAGCCCAACACCGACGACATGCGCGCCGCGTCCAGCCGCCGCCTGCTGGCGCAGCTGTGGGAGGCCGGGGCGACGGTGCGCGCCTACGATCCGGAGGCGACCGAGGAAGCCAAGCGCATCTTCGGGCAGCGCGACGACCTGCACTTCTGCGAGGACGCCTTCGCCGCGCTGGAAGGCGCCGATGCCCTGGTCGTGGTCACCGAGTGGAAGCAGTTCCGCAGCCCGGATTTCACCCGGATGAAGGAACTGCTCGGCGACGCGGTGGTGTTCGACGGGCGCAATCTCTACGATCCGCAGGAAATCGAGACCTTCGGTCTGGCTTACTACGGCATCGGCCGCGGACGTTCGATCAGTGAAGCATGACTTCTCCACCCAGGATCGATTGCTGGAGAACCGGTTGATCGAGCTGGAGACGCGCCTGTCCTTCCAGGAACAGGCGCTGTCCGAGCTGAGCGATGCGTTGGCCGAGGCGCGTGCCGAAAGCCAGCGCAACGCCGTGCTGCTGCGCCACCTGCTGGAAGACCTGGGCAAGGTGCGCAGCACGCTGTATGCCGATCCCGCCGACGAACCGCCACCTCCGCACTACTGATACACGACCGATCCTGACCGATGAGCGATACCCTCCGCGACCAGCTGCTCGGCCTGGGCTTCAAGCCCGTGCCGAAACCAGAACGTAAAGCCCCGCCCACGCCGCCGTCCGCGCGGGGGCGGCCCGGCCAGCCCCCGGCGCACGGCCACAAGCCCGCGGGCGCGCGTGGCGAACGCCCGTCGGCCGGCGGCAAGCCGGGCGGCGGCCGCGCGCCCGACGGCGCCGGCCGTGCGCATGGCGCAGGCGACGGCCGCGGTCGCCCGCAAGGCGCGAGCCGGCCGCAGGGCGCACCTGGCCAGCCGTCGCGGCCGCATGCCGCGCGGCCGCCGCGCACGCGCGAGGACATCGACCTGGCCAAGGCCTATGCGATCCGCGCGCAGCGCGAGAAGGACGAGCGCATCGAGGCCGAGCGGCTCAAGCAGGAAGAAGCGCGGCTGCGCCGCGAGGCGCGGGCCAGGCTCGACGAATTGCTCAAGGGCCAGGCGCTGAACCATGCCGACGCCGACATCGCCCGCCATTTTCCCTATGGCGGCAAGATCAAGCGCATCTACGTCACCGCCGAACAGCTCAAGGCGCTCAATGCCGGCGAGCTGGGCGTGCTGCAGCAGAACGGCCGCTACCTGCTGGTGACGGCGGCGCTGCTGGACCAGGCCGAGGCGATCTTCCCGGCGGCGGTGGCGCTGCGGGTCGATCCGAACGCCACGGCCGAAGAGGATCCCTACGCCGATCCCAAGTACCAGATCCCCGACGACCTGATCTGGTAAGCGCCATGGCGCCAGGGACGGATACGGCAGGCCCCGGACACCTGCGCGGCGCGCCGTCCGCGCACGCGGGCGGCTATCTGCCTTATGTCGACGGGCTGCGCGCGATCGCGGTGCTGGCGGTGATCGCCTACCACCTCGATCCGGCCTGGCTGCCGGGCGGGTTCACCGGCGTCGACGTGTTCTTCGTGATCTCCGGCTTCGTGGTCAGCGCGTCGCTGCAGCGCTTGCCGGCGGCCGGCAGCTGGGGCGTGTTCGCGCAGTTCTACGCGCGGCGCATGCGCCGCATCGCGCCGGCGCTGGTGGCCTGCCTGCTGGCCACCGGCGTGGCCAGCGGGCTGTTCATTCCGGACTCGTGGCTGAGCGAGACCAGCGCCAAGACCGGGCGCATGGCCTTCGTGGGCTTGAGCAACTGGGTGCTGGCGGCCACCGGCAACGATTATTTCTCGCCGAAGGCCGAGTTCAATCCGTATACGCACACCTGGTCGCTGGGCGTGGAGGAGCAGTTCTACCTGCTGTTCCCGTTGCTGTTCCTGGCCTGGAACCGCGGCGGCCGCGGCCGCGCGTGGTCGACGCTGCTGGTGGCGCTGGCCTCGGCCGCCTCGCTGGCCTACGCGTTCGTGCGCAGCCGCGGCGGCGGCGAGGCCGGCGATGCGTTCTACCTGACCACCGCACGCTTCTGGCAGTTGGGCAGCGGCGTGCTGCTGTACCAGGCGCTGGCGCTGCGCGGGCGTTTCGATGCAGGTACGGCACCGCCGCCGCGGGCGGCCTGGAGCTGGCGTTCGCCGCTGCTGGCCCTGGCCCTGGCCGCGGTCGGCTACGGGCTGTGGCGCGCCCGCCCGGGGCATTCGCCGTGGCCCGACGGGCTGTGGCCGGTGGTCGGGACCTTGGGCCTTCTGGCGCTGCTGCACGGCGGCGCGGCCGGCTGGACCAGGCGCGCGCTGTCGCAGCCCGCGGTGGTGGCGATCGGCCGCGTCTCCTATTCGCTGTACCTGTGGCATTGGCCGGTGTTCGTGCTGTTCCGCTGGACCGTGGGCCTGGACGCGGCGCCGGCCAAGGCGCTGGCGCTGCTGCTGGTGGCGGCGCTGGCGCTGGCCTCCTACCGCTGGGTGGAACTGCCGTGGCGCAGCGGCCGTATCGGCAAGACGCGCACGCCGGCGCGGACCATCGCCGCCGGGCTGGGGCTGATCGTGCTGGCGGCCGGCGTGCATGCGCTGCTGCTGGACACGCAGCGCTACTACTCGCTGAGCACGGTGAGCCGGCACCCGCTGGACTGGTATGCCTATGCCAAGGGCATGCGCAAGGAGTTCCCGCGCTGCACGCTCAAGACCGGGCGGGCCGACCTGCAGGTCGGCAGCGCCAAGCTGTTCGCGCGCGGCGATTGCGACCTGCGCGACCGCGGCCTGGAGACGCCGCGCAAGCCGACCCAACTGTTCGTCGCCGGCGATTCGCACGCGCTGGCCTACAACGAGTTGCTGCGCCGCTTCGCGCTGCAGAGCGGCGTGGCGGTGCGGCTGTACGGCGTCGGCGGCTGCCCGATCGTCGGCCTGCAGGCCTGGCAGGCGACGCACGCCGGGTGCCAGGCCTACGAGCGCAGCACCCTGGACGACGTCGCCGCGCATGCGCGCGACGGCGACGTGCTGTTCCTGCCGGCGCTGCGCTTGCTGCGCCTGGCCGAGCAGACGCAGCTGTTCGACGAGGCGGCGGTGATGGCCGAGCAGGGCGGTGCGCCGGCGCAGGCGGTCCGCGCCGCCGGCGAAGACGCGGCGGTGGCGCTGCTGCAGCCGCTCGCGCAGCGCGGCGTGCGCATCGTGTTCGAGGCGCCGAAGCCGCTGCTGCGCGCGCCGCCGTACCGCTGCTCGGACTGGTTCAACCGCGGTAACCCGATCTGCGCGCGCGGCACGCAGATCCCGCGCGAGACGATGCAACGCTACCGTGCGCCGGTGCTGCAGAGCCTGCAGCGGATCGCCGCGCGGCTGCCGCATGCCTCGGTCTGGGATCCGCTGCCGGCGCTGTGCGACGCCGACCGCTGCGCCGGCATGCGCGATGGCCGCCCGCTGTTCTTCGATGCCGACCACCTCAGCGGCCACGGCAACCGGGTGCTGCTGCCGAGCTTCACTGCGCACTTCAAGGCGGTGCAGGCAGAATCGGGGGCGGCGCCGTAACGGCGGCGTCGCGCAATGGACCGGGAGCGGGGCATGATGACCATGGACAATTCCGCGATGCCGCCACGTGCGAGCGATCGCGCCCATGGTGGCGGCGCGACGCGCGGCCCGGATGTCCTCAGCGGGCGCAGCGCCGGCCTCGTCGCAGGACGCACCGGCTTTACGTTGATGCGCTACGTGCTGGTCCTGGGCGCGCTGGGCGCATCGGGCGCCGCCTGCGCCGACGATGCGCCGGCCTTCGACCGGCCGGGCATCGGCTTCGCCACGCAGACCCTGCCGGCCGGCGGCGTCGCCTGGGAACAGGCCGTGCCGGACGTGACCTACGACCGCAGCGACGGCGTGCACCGCACCGAGTACGTGGCCGACAGCCGCCTGCGGATCGGCCTGGGCGCCCAGGCGGAACTGCAGTTGGCGCTGGACAGCCAGGTCTGGCAGCGCGTGCGCGGCGCCGGCCAGGACGTGCGCGGCCATGGCGGCGGCGATGGCAGCGTCGGCCTGAAATGGGCATTGCCGAGCGCGCGCGAAGCGTTCTCCTGGGCCGTCCTCGGCAGCGCGGCGGTGCCGACGGGGCGTGCGCCGTACGGCGACGACGGGCATCGCTACGACCTCGGCGTCAGCGCCGGCTGGGACCTGGACGGCGGGCGCAGCGTCGCGCTGTACGCCAACCTCAGCGAGGGCGACGACGGCCACGGCTGGACCGTCTCGCCGAGCTATACCTTCTATGCGCGCGGCAACCTCAGCGCCTATGCCGAAGCCGGCCTCGGCGGCGGCGAGGACGAGATGCGCGCGCTCGGCACCGGACTGAGCTGGTTGCTCGCCGGACGCGTGCAACTGGACCTGTCGGTCCTGCGCGGCCTGTCCGCGGCGTCCTCGGACTGGCAGGGCGGCCTGGGCGTGTCGGTGTTGCTGCGCTGAGCGTTGGTTTTTAATCCCTCTCCCACCGGAGAGGGGCTGGGGTAAGGGTGCGGCCGTCCATGAGCGCAGGGGCGTTCGGCGGCAGGCGTACCCTCATCCGCCCCTTCAGGACACCTTCTTCCGAGGAGGGAAGGGATGCCCCGGGTGGCTTGGAGCTGGAGCCGGTCGGTGCCCGGTCGATGTTGCGGCTGCCTGCCGCTGCGCGATCACTCGCGCGCGGGCGTGCCGTCGCCGGGCGGCAGGATCTCCGGGACGTGCTGGTCGTACTGCGCCAGCACCTCCTCGAATCCGTGGCGCGGTCGCCAGTCCAGCGCCTGCATCGCCCGCTCCGGCGAATAGACGCGGTCGATCCGTGTCGGCAGCTGCCAGTGCCGCCGACGGAACGCCTCGACCAGCAGCGGCGCGCGTTGCGCCAGCAGCACTTGCGGCGCGAGATGCAATGCCGGGCAGTCCTCGCGCAGGAACGGCGTGGCACCGGAGACGACGAAGGTGGCCTCGGCCGGACCGGCATGGACCAGCGCCGCGGCGTGCGCGTCGGCCACGTCGCGCGCGTCGATGCCGCGGTGCAGGCGGAACACCGCCATCAGGTTGGCCGGTTCGGGGAAGCAGCGCGACATGCGCAGGATGCGCACGCTCGGCCCGCCCTGGGCGGCGGCCTCGCGCAGCAGCGCTTCGGCCTCCAGCTTGGTGTGGTGGTAGATGGTCTGCGGCTGCGGCGGCAGCGTTTCGTCGACCCAGGCGGCGCCGTCGCTGGGGCTGGCCGCGCTGCCGTACAGCGCGGTGGTGCTGGTGAAGACGATGCGGCGCACGCCGGCCGCGCTCGCCGCATCGAGCACGCGGCGGGTGCCGTCGACGTTGACCTGACGGAAGCGCGCGGCCGCGACGTGCGGCACGTGCGGCGCATGCAGCGCGGCGGTGTGCACCACCGCGTCCGCGCCCTGCATGGCGCGCGCCAGCAGCGCAGCATCGGCCAGGTCGCCGACCCAGGCGCTGGTGGAGGAGGGCGCGCTGTCGAAGCCCGCGACGCGGTACTGCCGCGACAGGCGGATATGGATCGCGCGGCCGATGCGGCCGCTGCTGCCGGTGACCACGATGTTCATGCGTGCCGTTCCGATGTCATGCGGCGAACCGCGCAGGCGCCGGGCGGACGAGGCCGCTGCGCGAACCCGGCGCGGTTCATTCCGGATCGTAGTCCAGGTTCGAGGCCAGCCAGCGTTCGGCCTGCAACAGCGGCACGCCCTTGCGCCGCGCGTAGTCGGCGACCTGCTCCTTGGTCAGGCGCCCGACCACGAAGTACTGGCTCTGCGGATGGCTGAAGTAGTAGCCGGACACCGCCGCGGTCGGCAGCATCGCGAAGCTCTCGGTCAGCGACATGCCGGCGTTGCGTTCGGCGTCGAGCAGCGCGAACAGGGTCTTCTTCTCGCTGTGTTCGGGGCAGGCCGGATAGCCGGGGGCGGGGCGGATGCCGCGGTACTTCTCGGCGATCAGCGCCTCGTTGTCCAGCGCCTCGTCCTCGGCGTAGCCCCAGAATTCGCGGCGCACGCGCTGGTGCAGGCGCTCGGCCAGCGCCTCGGCCAGGCGGTCGGCCAGCGCCTTGAGCAGGATCGCGTTGTAGTCGTCGTGCGTGGCCTCGAACCGCGCCACGTGCGGCTCGATGCCGAGGCCGGCGGTGACCGCGAACGCGCCGATCCAGTCCTGCTTGCCGCTGTCCCTGGGCGCGATGAAGTCGGCCAGGCAGAAGTCGGGGCGCTCGACGGGTTTGTCGACTTGTTGGCGCAGGAAGTGCAGGAGGAGCCGGGATTGGGAATTGGGGATTGGGGATTGGGCGGGCGGTTGCGCATCTCCAATCCCGATTCCCGAATCCCGGTGGTCCGCCAGGACCACCTCCACATCATCGCCCACGCTGTTCGCCGGCCACAGCCCGAATACCGCCTTGGCGGTCAGCCACTTCTCGCCGACGATGCGCTTGAGCATCGCGCGAGCGTCGCGGTACAGGTCGCTGGCCTGCTGGCCGACGACCGCGTCGCTGAGGATCGCCGGGAACTTGCCGGCCAGTTCCCAGGCCTGGAAGAACGGGGTCCAGTCGATCAGCGGCAGCAGTTCCTCCAGCGGGTAGTCGTCGAACACGTGCAGGCCCGGCTGGCGCGGCGCCGGCGGGGTGTAGGCGTCCCAGCCGCCGTCGAAGCGCTGCGCGCGCGCCTTCTCCAGCGACACCAGGCGCTTGGCGTCGCCGCGGTTGCGGTGGCGCTGGCGGATCTCGGCGTAGTCGGCGTCGTTGGCGGCGACGAAGGCCGCGCGCAGGTCCTTGGAGATCAGCGACTGGGCCACGCCGACCGCGCGCGAGGCGTCCTTGACCCATACCGTCGGCGCCGCGTAGTGCGGGTCGATCTTCAGCGCGGTGTGCGCGCGCGAAGTGGTGGCGCCGCCGATCAGCAGCGGCATCGAGAAGCCCTGCCGCTGCATCTCGCGCGCGACGTGGCTCATCTCCTCCAGCGACGGGGTGATCAGCCCGGACAGGCCGATGATGTCGGCGTTCTCGGCGCGGGCGCGGTCGAGGATGGTCTGGGTCGGCACCATCACCCCCAGGTCGATCACGTCGAAGTTGTTGCAGGCCAGGACCACGCCGACGATGTTCTTGCCGATGTCGTGCACGTCGCCCTTGACCGTGGCCATGACGATCTTGCCGTTGGACTTGCCGGTGTCGCCGGTGCGCAGCTTTTCCGCCTCGATGTACGGCAGCAGATAGGCCACCGCCTTCTTCATCACCCGCGCCGACTTCACCACCTGCGGCAGGAACATCTTGCCGGCGCCGAACAGGTCGCCGACCACGTTCATGCCGTCCATCAGCGGGCCTTCGATCACGTCCAGCGGGCGGGCGGACTGCTGCCGCGCTTCCTCGGTGTCCAGTTCCACGTAGGCGTCCACGCCGTGCACCAGCGCATGCGCCAGCCGCGCGCGCACCGGCTTGTCGCGCCAGCTCAGGTCCTCGACGCTGCTCTGGCCCTTCTTGCCCTTGTAGCGCTCGGCGATCTCCAGCAGGCGCTCGGTGCCGTCGCGGCGGCGGTTGAGGATCACGTCCTCCACGCGCTCGCGCAGGTCCGGGTCCAGGTCGTCGTAGATCGGCATGCCGCCGGCGTTGACGATGCCCATGTCCATGCCCGCGGCGATGGCGTGGTACAGGAACACCGAGTGGATCGCCTGGCGCACGGTCTCGTTGCCGCGGAACGAGAACGACACGTTGGACACGCCGCCGGACACGTGGCAGTGCGGCAGCGTCCGGCGGATGATGCGGGTGGCCTCGATGAAGTCCACAGCGTAGTTGTCGTGCTCCTCGATGCCGGTGGCCACGGCGAAGATGTTCGGGTCGAAGATGATGTCTTCCGGCGGGAAGCCGACCTGCTCGGTCAGGATCCGGTAGGCGCGGGTGCAGATCTCCACCTTGCGCGCGCAGGTGTCGGCCTGGCCCTGCTCGTCGAAGGCCATCACCACCGCGGCGGCGCCGTAGCGCAGCACCTTGCGCGCGTGCTCGACGAACACCGCCTCGCCTTCCTTCAGCGAGATCGAGTTGACCACGCTCTTGCCCTGCAGGCACTTGAGCCCGGCCTCGATCACGCTCCACTTGGAGGAGTCGACCATGATCGGGATGCGCGCGATGTCCGGCTCGGACATGATCAGGTTGAGGAAGCGGGTCATCGCCTTCTCCGAATCGATCAGGCCCTCGTCCATGTTGACGTCGAGGATCTGCGCGCCGCTGGCCACCTGCTGCCGCGCCACCTCCACGGCCTCCTCGTAGCGCTCTTCCTTGACCAGCTTGCGGAACTGCGCGCTGCCGGTGACGTTGGTGCGTTCGCCGACGTTGACGAACAGCAGGTCCGGGGTCAGCAGCAGCGGCTCCAGGCCGGACAGGCGGGTAATGCGGACGGACATGGGCTCAGCCTTGCGGGATCGTTGCGGTGGGCGCGCATGCGCCAGCGGCGGGTGCGGCGCTGGCAGCGCCGCGGGCGAATGCATGCAGCGGCAGCGGATGCGGCCTCATCTCAGGCCGCCTGCGCCTGCGCCGCCAGCGGCACGCGCGGCCGCAACCCGCGCACCGCCTCGGCGATCGCCTGGATGTGCGCCGGGGTGGTGCCGCAGCAGCCGCCGACCAGGTTCAGCAGGCCGGACTCGGCGAACTCGCGCAGCGTCGCCGCCATTTCCTCCGGCGTCTCGTCGTATTCGCCGAAGGCGTTGGGCAGGCCGGCGTTGGGATGCGCGCTGACGTAGCCGTCGGCGATCCGCGCCAGCGTCTCCACGTGCGGGCGCAGGTCGCTGGCGCCGAGCGCGCAGTTCAGCCCCACCGACAGCGGCCGGCCGTGCGCGACCGAGGCGTAGAACGCTTCGGCGGTCTGCCCGGACAGGGTGCGCCCGGAGGCGTCGGTGATGGTGCCGGAGATCATCACCGGCAGGCGCCCGCCGCGCGCGTCGAACACTTCCTCGATCGCGTACAGCGCCGCCTTGGCGTTGAGCGTGTCGAAGATGGTCTCCACCATCAGCGTGTCGGCGCCGCCGTCGATCAGGCCCTCGACCGCCTCGCGATAGGTGCCGCGCAGTTCGTCGAAGCTGGTGTTGCGGAAGCCCGGATCGTTCACGTCGGGGCTGATCGAGGCGGTGCGGCTGGTCGGGCCGAGCACGCCGATGACGAAGCGCGGCTTGTCGGGGGTCAGCGTCTCGACCGCATCGCAGCATTCGCGCGCGACGCGCGCGCCGGCCTTGTTCAGTTCGTAGACCAGGTGCTCCAGGTGGTAATCGGCCTGGCTGATGGAGGTGGCATTGAAGGTGTTGGTCTCCAGCAGGTCGGCGCCGGCGTCGAGATAGGCGCGGTGGATGCCGGCGATCACCTCCGGCCGCGACAGCAGCAGCAGGTCGTTGTTGCCCTTCAGGTCGTGGCCCTGCGGCGCGTGGTCGCAGCCGGGGCCGTGCACGTGCGCGCTGTCGTAGCCGGCGGCGAAGCGCTCGCCGCGGTAGTCGGCCTCCTGCAGGTCGTGGCGCTGGATCATCGTGCCCATCGCCCCGTCGATGATCAGGATGCGCTCGGACAGCGCCCGCAGCAGCTTCTCGGCGCGCTGCGGGCGCAGCCAGGGGAGTTGAGACTGGGGAGGTACGGTGGCGGTCATGCAGTCGCTCCTGCTTTCTCTTTTGCTTTTGCCATTCCCGAAGCCCCATTCCCCAATCCCGGCTTCACCGCGATCAACGAGATCACCTCGAAATGCGGCGGCCGCTTCTCGCGGGTCACGGTCTCCAGGCTGGACACGTCCAGCCCGGCCTTGTCCACGAACTTGCGCAGTTCCTTGGAGGAGAAGCCCAGGTTGACGTGGCCGTAGGCCTGCACCGCCGCCTTGTGCTCGTGGCGGGCCAGGCTGCACAGCAGCAGGCGCCCGCCGGGGCGCAGCACCCGCGCCGACTCGGCCACCGCCTGCGCCGGCCTGGCCGCGTAGGTCAGCGCATGCATCATCACCACCAGGTCGAAGCTGGCGTCGGCGAACGGCAGCGCGTGCATGTCGCCTTCGCGCACTTCCACGTTGCCCAGCCGGCGCAGGCGTTCGCTGGCCGCGGCCACCACCCGCGCGCTGGTGTCGATGCACACGTAGCGGCGCGCGTGCGGGGCGACCAGCTCGGCCAGCACGCCGTCGCCGGAGGCGATGTCGAGCACGTCGCCGGTCTCCAGCAGCGGCAGCGCGGTGCGCGCCAGCGCTTCCCAGGTGCGCCCGGGCGAATAGTGGCGTTCCATGTCGCCGGCCACCGAGTCGGCCCAGTTCTGGTCGGCGGCGCGGTTGGCTAGCACCGCGGCCACGCGTTCGGCGTCCTGGCGCAGCAGCGGGTCGTCGCTGCCGGTGCTCAGCGCCAGCCACAGCGCGCGCTGCGCCGGGTCCAGCAGGGTCTCGTCGAAGCGGTAGTAGGCCGACACCCCGGCGCGGCGGTCGCGCACCAGCCCGGCTTCCTTCAGCTTGGCCAGGTGGGTGGAAACGCGCGGCTGCGCCAGGCGGGTGATCGCCGACAGTTCGGCCACGGTCAACTCTTCCTGCTCCAGCAGCGCCAGCAGGCGCACGCGGGTGGCATCGGCGAACACCTTGAGCCGGGTCGACCAGTCCTCCAGGTCCATAATATCTTCCTATCGCGATATAGAGATATTCTGGTCCCGCAGGCGCGGCGGGTCAAGTCGTGCACACGCCGGCGTATGGTCCGGGTCGCTACAATGGCCTTACCAATATGCCCGGGAGGGGTTCTACGTGGATTTCAGCTTTACCGAAGAGCAATTGATGATCCAGGACGTGGCGCGACGCATCGCCCAGGAACGGATCGCCCCCAGCGCCGAGCACCACGACCGCACCGGCGAGTTCCCGTTGGAGAACATCCGCCTGCTCGGCGAGAACGGGCTGATGGGCATCGAGGTGCCCGAGGAATACGGCGGCGCGGGGATGGACCCGATCTCCTACGTGCTGGCGATGGTCGAGATCGCCGCCGGCGACGCGGCCCATTCCACCATCATGTCGGTCAACAACTCGCTGTTCTGCGCCGGCATCCTGAAGAACGGCAACGAGGCGCAGAAGCAGACGTACGTGCGCGCGATCGCCGACGGCAGCCAGATCGGCGCGTTCGCGCTGACCGAGCCGCAGTCCGGCTCCGACGCCACCGCGATGCGCTGCCGCGCCGTCCGCCAGGACGACGGCAGCTTCGTGATCAACGGCAAGAAGAGCTGGATCACCTCCGGCCCGGTCGCCAAGTACATCGTGCTGTTCGCGGTCACCGACCCGGAGCAGGGCTCGCGCGGCATCACCGCGTTCGTCGTGGACACCGACAAGCCCGGCTTCCACCGCGGCAAGACCGAGCCCAAGCTCGGCATCCGCGCCTCGGCCACCTGCGAGATCGAATTCCAGGACTACGTGGCGACCCCGGACGAGATCCTGGGCGCGCCGGGCGAGGGCTTCAAGATCGCGATGAGCGTGCTCGACGCCGGCCGCATCGGCATCGCCTCGCAGGCCATCGGCATCGCCCGCGCCGCCTACCAGGCCACGCTGGACTACGTGAAGGAGCGCAAGGCGTTCGGCTCGCCGATCGGCGCGTTCCAGATGACCCAGGCCAAGATCGCCGACATGAAGTGCAAGCTCGACGCGGCACTGCTGCTGACGCTGCGCGCGGCGTGGGTGAAGGGGCAGGGCCAGCGCTTCACCACCGAGGCCTCGGTAGCCAAGCTGACCGCCTCCGAGGCGGCGATGTGGATCACCCACCAGGCGGTGCAGATCCACGGCGGCATGGGCTATTCGAAGGAAATGCCGCTGGAGCGCTACTTCCGCGACGCCAAGATCACCGAGATCTACGAAGGCACGTCTGAGATCCAGCGCCTGGTGATCGCCCGCAACGAGACCGGGCTGCGCTGAAGAGCTGGGAGTAGGGAATCGGGAATCGGGAATCGGACCCGCACTGCGGCAGGCATTGCTGACCGATAAAACAAAAAAGCGGCCGTCAAGGCCGCTTTTTTGTTTGCATCAGGAATTGCGCGGCGCTCAAGGACCGGGGATTCCTGACGAATCCCCAATCCCGGCCCTCACCGATCCGGCTGGTTCCGCGACTGCCCTTCCTGCTGCAGCGCCGCGTATTCCTTCGACGGCTCGTCCAGCTTGTCGCCGAGCATGCGCCGCACCACCACGAAGAACAGCGGGATGAACAGCACGCCGAGCACGGTGGCGAACACCATGCCGCCGATCACGCCGGTGCCGATCGAGTGGCGCGCGTTGGCGCCGGCGCCGGTGGAGATCGCCATCGGCAGCACGCCGAGGATGAACGCGAACGAGGTCATCAGGATCGGGCGGAAGCGCAGGTGCGCCGCCTCGGTGGCCGCCTCGCGCAGGGTCTTGCCGGCCGCGCGCTGCTCCACCGCGAATTCCACGATCAGGATCGCGTTCTTCGCCGCCAGGCCGATCACCGTGATCAGGCCGATCTTGAAGTAGATGTCGTTCGGCAGGCCGCGCAGCAGCGAGAAGGTGATCGCGCCGAGCACGCCGATCGGCACCACCAGCAGCACCGACACCGGGATCGACCAGCTCTCGTACAGCGCCGCCAGGCACAGGAACACCACCACGATCGACAGCACCAGCAGCAGCGTGGCGGTGTTGCCGGCGATGATCTCCTGGTAAGACATGCCGCTCCAGTCGAAGCCGAAGCCCGGCGGCAGGTCGTTGTTGACGATCTCCTCCATCGCGCTCATCGCCTGGCCGGAACTGCCGCCCGGGGCCGGGTTGCCGACCACGTTGACCGCCGAATAGCCGTTGTAGCGGCTCAGCGACGGCGAGCTGTAGATCCAGTCCGACTTCACCACCGTGCTCAGCGGGATCATCTGCGGCAGGCCGTTGCTGTCGGTGGCGCTGCTGCTGGGCACGTAGAAGTTGCGCAGCGACTCCGGGCCGGTGCGGTACGGCGCGTCGGCCTGCAGGTTGACGCGCTTGATGCGGCCCTCGTAGAAGAAGTCGTTGACGTACACCGGCGCCAGCATCATCTGGATCGACTGGTAGATGTCGCTGACCGACAGGCCCATCGACTGCGCCTGCACGCGGTCCACGCTCAGCTGCAGCTGCGGGGCGTTCTCCAGGCCGTTGGGGCGCACGCCGGCCAGGGCATCCTGGCGCGCGGCGGCCTTGCCGAGCAGGATGTTGCGCGCCTGCAACAACGCTTCTTCGCCGGCGCCGGTGCGGTCCTGCAGCCACATGTCGAAGCCGCCGAACTGGCCCAGGCCCTGCACCGTGGGCAGGTTGACCACGAAGATCTGCGCGCCCTTGATGCCGTAGAAGGCGCCGTTGAGCTGCCCGATCAGGTCCGCGGCGGTGACGTCGCGGTCGGCCCATGGCTTGAGCCGGATGAAGCCCATGCCGACGTTCTCGCCGCGGCCCAGGAAGCTGAAGCCGGCGATCTGCAGCATGCCTTCCACCGCGTCCTGCTTGCCGAGGATGCCGCGCATCTGCGTGAACACCTCGTTGGTGCGCGCCTTGGTCGCGCCCGGCGGCAGCTGCACGATCGCCAGCGCGAAGCCCTGGTCTTCCTCGGGCAGGAAGCTGCCCGGCATGCGCGTGAACAGGAAGCCGCACAGCACCACCAGCAACGCGAACACCGCCATCCAGCGCGGCGCGCGGCGGATGGTGCCGCCGACCGCGCCGACATAGCGGGTGGCGAGCTTGTCGTAGTACTTGTTGAAGTTGCGGTAGACCCAGTTCGGGTTGTCGTTGTGGGTCGGCTTCAGGAACGCCGCGCACAACGCCGGGGTGAAGCTCAGCGCCAGGAACGCCGAGAAGCCCATCGACATGGCGATGGTGATCGCGAACTGCTTGTAGATCGCGCCGGCTGCGCCGGGCTGCATCGCCGAGGGGATGAACACCGCCGCCAGCACCACGGTGATCGCCACCACCGCGCCGGTGATCTGGGTCATCGCCTTC
The Xanthomonas sp. AM6 DNA segment above includes these coding regions:
- a CDS encoding SlyX family protein, whose product is MKHDFSTQDRLLENRLIELETRLSFQEQALSELSDALAEARAESQRNAVLLRHLLEDLGKVRSTLYADPADEPPPPHY
- a CDS encoding DUF2058 family protein produces the protein MSDTLRDQLLGLGFKPVPKPERKAPPTPPSARGRPGQPPAHGHKPAGARGERPSAGGKPGGGRAPDGAGRAHGAGDGRGRPQGASRPQGAPGQPSRPHAARPPRTREDIDLAKAYAIRAQREKDERIEAERLKQEEARLRREARARLDELLKGQALNHADADIARHFPYGGKIKRIYVTAEQLKALNAGELGVLQQNGRYLLVTAALLDQAEAIFPAAVALRVDPNATAEEDPYADPKYQIPDDLIW
- a CDS encoding acyltransferase family protein, with protein sequence MAPGTDTAGPGHLRGAPSAHAGGYLPYVDGLRAIAVLAVIAYHLDPAWLPGGFTGVDVFFVISGFVVSASLQRLPAAGSWGVFAQFYARRMRRIAPALVACLLATGVASGLFIPDSWLSETSAKTGRMAFVGLSNWVLAATGNDYFSPKAEFNPYTHTWSLGVEEQFYLLFPLLFLAWNRGGRGRAWSTLLVALASAASLAYAFVRSRGGGEAGDAFYLTTARFWQLGSGVLLYQALALRGRFDAGTAPPPRAAWSWRSPLLALALAAVGYGLWRARPGHSPWPDGLWPVVGTLGLLALLHGGAAGWTRRALSQPAVVAIGRVSYSLYLWHWPVFVLFRWTVGLDAAPAKALALLLVAALALASYRWVELPWRSGRIGKTRTPARTIAAGLGLIVLAAGVHALLLDTQRYYSLSTVSRHPLDWYAYAKGMRKEFPRCTLKTGRADLQVGSAKLFARGDCDLRDRGLETPRKPTQLFVAGDSHALAYNELLRRFALQSGVAVRLYGVGGCPIVGLQAWQATHAGCQAYERSTLDDVAAHARDGDVLFLPALRLLRLAEQTQLFDEAAVMAEQGGAPAQAVRAAGEDAAVALLQPLAQRGVRIVFEAPKPLLRAPPYRCSDWFNRGNPICARGTQIPRETMQRYRAPVLQSLQRIAARLPHASVWDPLPALCDADRCAGMRDGRPLFFDADHLSGHGNRVLLPSFTAHFKAVQAESGAAP
- a CDS encoding transporter, with the protein product MRYVLVLGALGASGAACADDAPAFDRPGIGFATQTLPAGGVAWEQAVPDVTYDRSDGVHRTEYVADSRLRIGLGAQAELQLALDSQVWQRVRGAGQDVRGHGGGDGSVGLKWALPSAREAFSWAVLGSAAVPTGRAPYGDDGHRYDLGVSAGWDLDGGRSVALYANLSEGDDGHGWTVSPSYTFYARGNLSAYAEAGLGGGEDEMRALGTGLSWLLAGRVQLDLSVLRGLSAASSDWQGGLGVSVLLR
- a CDS encoding NAD(P)-dependent oxidoreductase; protein product: MNIVVTGSSGRIGRAIHIRLSRQYRVAGFDSAPSSTSAWVGDLADAALLARAMQGADAVVHTAALHAPHVPHVAAARFRQVNVDGTRRVLDAASAAGVRRIVFTSTTALYGSAASPSDGAAWVDETLPPQPQTIYHHTKLEAEALLREAAAQGGPSVRILRMSRCFPEPANLMAVFRLHRGIDARDVADAHAAALVHAGPAEATFVVSGATPFLREDCPALHLAPQVLLAQRAPLLVEAFRRRHWQLPTRIDRVYSPERAMQALDWRPRHGFEEVLAQYDQHVPEILPPGDGTPARE